The following is a genomic window from Saprospiraceae bacterium.
GATGAAAAAGTGCATTACAAAATTATCACTTCCTGTCTGACCCCATTGGCCAACGTACATGGAAAACACATCGTAACTATCGAAGGTCTAAACATATCCGGAGTCAATAAAGTACAAGACGCTCTTGTTGAAAATAGCGGCACACAATGCGGATTTTGTACACCTGGTTTTGTAGTGTCCTTAAGTGGTTTTGCGCTAAATGAAAAAAATCACGATCAGTCTTCAGCCATCAGCAGTATTGACGGCAACATATGCCGATGTACAGGGTACAAATCTATAGAGCGAGCTGCACAAACTATAGTAAAAAACCTGACAATAGTAGATAATACCAATCGTTTGGAGTGGCTGATCAAAAATAAATTTATTCCAGAATATTTTGAATCAATTCCATCCCAGCTTGAAAAAATTGAACCTTTATCATCTTTTGCAGGTAATGTAGCCATAGCCGGAGGCACCGATCTGTATGTCAGAAGTCATGATGAATTATCAGATATGAAGTTGAATTTTTTATCAGGTCATTCAACCCCCAATGTAATATCCGTTCATGATGGTGGATGCAAGCTAAAAGCAACCACAACTGTCAGTGAATTGATGGAAAATACTGAAATCTCTGATGTAATACCGAGATGGTATCAATATATGAAGCTGGTTTCATCTACACCAATAAGAAATATAGCCACTGTGGGAGGTAATCTGATTAATGCATCACCGATTGGGGACATCACGATTGTACTTCTGGCATTGAATAGTAAAATAACTTTATCAGACACTGCAAAAAATCAAAGAGCTATCCAGCTGGATAATTTTTATAAAGGATACAAAATACTTGACAAAACCAGTGATGAGATTATTACAGAAGTCTCATTTCAATTGCCTGGAATACATACCAAATTTAATTTTGAAAAGGTGTGTAAAAGAATGTATCTCGATATTGCCAGTGTAAATACAGCTATTACCGTTCAAAACAAAGATCAGGAAATTGTACAGCTGAGATGTTCAATAGGTGGTGTGGGTCCGATTCCGTTATTCCTTGCGTCTACCAGTAACTTTTTAGTAGGGAAAAAAATTTCTGCAGCTAATTTAATTGGAGCTGAACTGATTTTACAATCCGAAATAAGTCCTATTAGTGATGCAAGAGGACATAAAGAATATAAACGTTTATTGGCAAGACAATTATTTTTTAGTCATTTTATCACTTTATTTCCACAATAAGTCAAAATGGAAGACCTGATATGATCAATATTGATGCACAAAATCATGTAAAAGGCAAATCCATATATTTGGATGACATTCCGGAAATAAGCGGGACACTATATTGCCTTCCTTTTTTTGCAGAAACAGCTCATGCCAGAATTAAAAATATTAATATTCAGGAAGCCAGTCAACTTTCAGGCATCTCCGCAATCTTTTTGGCCCAAGACATTCCCGGAGCAAACCAGATAGGTGGTATTATCCCGGACGAACCACTTTTTGCAGTGGATGAGGTCCACTATTGGGGCCAACCTATTGGCTTGATAGTAGGAGTGTCAGAACATATTTGCAGGAAGGCAAGAAAACTTATACAGGTGTCATTTGATGAATTGCCATTAATAACTTGCCCTAGAGAAGCAAAAAAACTAAATCATCTGATTGTCCCTCCAAGGAAATTCAAAATCGGACATATTGACAAAGCCTGGTCAGAATGTGACTATATCATAGAAGGAAGTACCGATATCAATGGACAGGAACATTTGTATATCGAGACACAAGGTGCATATGCCTGGCCAAAGGAAGACAGAAGTGTATATGTAGCATCATCAACCCAAGGTCCAACGGCTGTACAGCGCACTATTGCTACTGTTCTGGATTTGCCGATGCATAAAATTGAGGTAAATGTTGTAAGATTGGGTGGAGGATTTGGAGGCAAAGAAGATCAGGCTACCATGTGGGCAGTTATGGCTGCGCTTGCTGCTCAAAAACTCAACAAACCAGTCAAAATATCGCTGCATCGTATGGACGACATGTGTATGACAGGTAAAAGACATCCATATTCATCAGATTTCCGGATAGGTTTGACCAAATCATTAAAAATCTTAGCGTATGAAGTGATTCATTATCAGAATGCCGGTGCGTCTGCAGATCTATCTCCGGCTATACTTGAGCGCACATTGTTCCATTCCACCAACGCATATTATATACCAAATGTCGAAGCAACTGCCTGGAGTTGCAGAACCAATTTGCCACCAAATACAGCGTTCAGGGGATTTGGAGGGCCGCAAGGCAAGTTTGTTATTGAAGCAGCTATCACAAAAGCTGCCGAAAGTATAGGAGTCGATCCTGATGAGATCCAAAAAGCAAACCTTGTAGATAATGGAGACGAGTTTCCATACGGTCAGGTGATTGAAAATGCAGAAGCAAAACACAGTTGGGAGGAATGTAATTTAGCTTTTAAGCTGGATGAAATAAAACAGAAAGTCGAGATCTTCAATGATTCCAATGTCCGGTTTAAAAAAGGATATGCAGTTCAGCCTATCTGTTTTGGTATTTCATTTACCAATACAATGATGAATCACGCAAGAGCATTAGTGCATATTTATCAGGACGGAAGTGTGGTCGTTAGTACAGGAGCAGTAGAAATGGGTCAGGGTGTGAATACTAAGTTAGTACAAATAGCAGCTGAGATATTTGGCATCAGCCCTGAAAAGATCAGAATAGAATCCACCAATACTCTTCGAATAGCCAATACATCACCGACCGCTGCCAGTGCCGGAGCCGACCTAAATGGCAAAGCTTTAGAAAAAGCCTGTAATACACTAAAGAACAGATTAATTCTAGTTGCTGAAAGTATTTTCGGAAACAAAGAAATCATTTTGAGCCATGATCAGGTCACATCCTCCGATAACAAAAAGCAGATGTCCTGGATAGCATTGATCCAGCAAGCTTTTCAGCAAAGGGTCTCTTTGAGTGAACACGCACATTATGCCACGCCTGTCATACACTTTGATAAGACGACAGAAAAAGGGCACCCCTTTGCATATCATGTTTACGGCACGGCTATCCTGGAAGTTACGGTAGACTGTCTGAAAGGTACCTATCAGTTTGATAGTGTAAAAATAGTGCACGATTTTGGAAATAGTATGAATACAGATGTTGATAACGGACAGATAGAAGGTGGTCTTGTACAAGGCATAGGATGGATGACGATGGAAGAAATCATCTACAATGAAAAAGGTAAGCTTATCTCCAATGCGCTTTCTACCTACAAAGTTCCTGATATATATTCAGTGCCAAGGGAAATTCATATTACGCATTTAAAAGCCATAGGTCCTGAACTTGCCATAAAAAAATCCAAAGCTGTAGGTGAACCACCACTCATGTATGGTTTGGGAGCATATTTTGCCATAAGAAAGGCTGTAAAAGCATTTAATCCATCGGCACAACTCGCTTTTGATGCGCCATACACACCCGAAAAGGTATTAATGGATCTCTACAAGGGCAAAAAATAGATCTGAAGTATGCAAATCAGAGAGAGTCAATACTTTAGCTATTTTATAGGTGGTATGATCTACATGACAGGAGATACTATCGCAGCTTTATTCAATAACGAAGGTGATATTTGGCGTAGCCTGGGTATATTTGTGATTGGCAGTACTTTGTATGCATTAGAAATAAAAACCTATTTCAGGTGGATCGATAAAAAAGTAAATGTCTTTGCGGGTTTAAAAAGGGTATGGATAAAAACGTGTCTGGCTCTGCTTTATTTTAATCCTTTATGGATAGCAAGACACCTTTGTATTGTGTTTTTGTTGTCCGACAAAGTAGATCAGATCAATGTCACGTTATTACAAACAGCATTCAATGCATTTCTTGTCAATATACCGGTCTCTGTTTTTGCCAATTATATCATCCAAAATAAAACACCTCTGGAATACAGATTCTGGGCAAGTGCACTATTTTCAGGCGTGATGGCGATCTATTACTCAATGAGCAGCGTATGGTTTTAGATTTTTATCATAAACTTTTGCCTGAGTTGGTAAAAAGTGAATCCATAGTGCTTATGGTGGTCATCAGAAGCGAAGGTAGCAGCCCCGGCAGGATGGGATTTTTAATGGCTGTTTCCCTCGATAATATTACGGGTACCATCGGTGGTGGGATTATGGAACACAAACTGGTTGAAATGTCAAAAGTATTGCTTCGAAAAGGACTTTTCAGCCTTTTATTAAACATCAAATACATCAGTCTTCATCAGGAAAAAACAAATCAGGTATGATATGCAGCGGAAATCAGACTGTAGCATTGTATTATCTGGACAGGAGCTATATTTCAGTCATTGAAAAAATACAAAGACATACCAAAGCGTACATTCGATATACTGATGTTGGGTTTGATGTAGTTTCAGATGATAAAACTTCTGATCATTCGGTCATAGAAAATGATCAAAAATGGACGATGGTTCAATCGATAGGAAGTCAGAATAAGGTATTTATAGTTGGTGGTGGTCATGTAAGTCTGGCTTTGAGTGAAGTGTTATCAAAACTCGATTTTGAAATCCATTTGCTTGATCATCGTGAAGGACTCAACACTTTTGAGATGAACAAGTTTGCTCATAGCAAAAATGTTATTGATCTGAACGAATGCCAAAAATACATTCCTGCGGGAGAGAATACGTATGTGGTCATTGTATCATTTGGGTACCGCACCGATAAAATTATTTTAAAGTCATTGTTGGGCAGCCAGTACAGATATGTCGGCATGATGGGCAGCAAAAAAAAGATAGAAGTGCTTTTTGCTGATTTGATCCGGGAAGGGTATCCTGATTCAGAACTTGATAAAATATTTGCCCCGATAGGAATGGATATAAAAAGTGAAACAACACATGAGATAGCTATCAGTGTAGCCGCTCAATTGATAGAGATAAAAAATTTATAATAATTGGGAACATTAAAAGTATTTCCTCAAACAAATGAAATGGCTGCTATTCATCTTAACTTTCTGCCAGCAAATACAAAAATGCAAAATAGTTAACTTTAAACAAAATAAAATAAAGG
Proteins encoded in this region:
- a CDS encoding molybdopterin-dependent oxidoreductase; translation: MINIDAQNHVKGKSIYLDDIPEISGTLYCLPFFAETAHARIKNINIQEASQLSGISAIFLAQDIPGANQIGGIIPDEPLFAVDEVHYWGQPIGLIVGVSEHICRKARKLIQVSFDELPLITCPREAKKLNHLIVPPRKFKIGHIDKAWSECDYIIEGSTDINGQEHLYIETQGAYAWPKEDRSVYVASSTQGPTAVQRTIATVLDLPMHKIEVNVVRLGGGFGGKEDQATMWAVMAALAAQKLNKPVKISLHRMDDMCMTGKRHPYSSDFRIGLTKSLKILAYEVIHYQNAGASADLSPAILERTLFHSTNAYYIPNVEATAWSCRTNLPPNTAFRGFGGPQGKFVIEAAITKAAESIGVDPDEIQKANLVDNGDEFPYGQVIENAEAKHSWEECNLAFKLDEIKQKVEIFNDSNVRFKKGYAVQPICFGISFTNTMMNHARALVHIYQDGSVVVSTGAVEMGQGVNTKLVQIAAEIFGISPEKIRIESTNTLRIANTSPTAASAGADLNGKALEKACNTLKNRLILVAESIFGNKEIILSHDQVTSSDNKKQMSWIALIQQAFQQRVSLSEHAHYATPVIHFDKTTEKGHPFAYHVYGTAILEVTVDCLKGTYQFDSVKIVHDFGNSMNTDVDNGQIEGGLVQGIGWMTMEEIIYNEKGKLISNALSTYKVPDIYSVPREIHITHLKAIGPELAIKKSKAVGEPPLMYGLGAYFAIRKAVKAFNPSAQLAFDAPYTPEKVLMDLYKGKK
- a CDS encoding XdhC family protein, producing MICSGNQTVALYYLDRSYISVIEKIQRHTKAYIRYTDVGFDVVSDDKTSDHSVIENDQKWTMVQSIGSQNKVFIVGGGHVSLALSEVLSKLDFEIHLLDHREGLNTFEMNKFAHSKNVIDLNECQKYIPAGENTYVVIVSFGYRTDKIILKSLLGSQYRYVGMMGSKKKIEVLFADLIREGYPDSELDKIFAPIGMDIKSETTHEIAISVAAQLIEIKNL
- a CDS encoding XdhC family protein, coding for MVLDFYHKLLPELVKSESIVLMVVIRSEGSSPGRMGFLMAVSLDNITGTIGGGIMEHKLVEMSKVLLRKGLFSLLLNIKYISLHQEKTNQV
- a CDS encoding FAD binding domain-containing protein codes for the protein MNIRFILNDKMVVTASNSALTLLDFIRYEAQLKGTKIGCREGDCGACTVLSGTLIDEKVHYKIITSCLTPLANVHGKHIVTIEGLNISGVNKVQDALVENSGTQCGFCTPGFVVSLSGFALNEKNHDQSSAISSIDGNICRCTGYKSIERAAQTIVKNLTIVDNTNRLEWLIKNKFIPEYFESIPSQLEKIEPLSSFAGNVAIAGGTDLYVRSHDELSDMKLNFLSGHSTPNVISVHDGGCKLKATTTVSELMENTEISDVIPRWYQYMKLVSSTPIRNIATVGGNLINASPIGDITIVLLALNSKITLSDTAKNQRAIQLDNFYKGYKILDKTSDEIITEVSFQLPGIHTKFNFEKVCKRMYLDIASVNTAITVQNKDQEIVQLRCSIGGVGPIPLFLASTSNFLVGKKISAANLIGAELILQSEISPISDARGHKEYKRLLARQLFFSHFITLFPQ